In a single window of the Acyrthosiphon pisum isolate AL4f chromosome X, pea_aphid_22Mar2018_4r6ur, whole genome shotgun sequence genome:
- the LOC100166883 gene encoding polycomb protein Asx isoform X2 yields MNKMEDRKRTILSSGNSNTSLTPVKLQKLKENDKITNENDNVWSISKVTRGASAKSSGSKTVMKHALRQQAKRRRKNTTIAAGNVAPLPRIILPSNQINTIEDESRVPTMLEVLSSIPGFSLVKPRKRPGSKRLSAAAQLQQAKAEGCVDLETPDSILAQVNLRSLLNKQTFSMLPRLYQHKLVQMLPHVDRESLSDTQSDFRPLLNSSVLNNEFFAQACLEWTDRLSEGEFTPENQQKMKMDIDREKSKLDPFKLKYFEPIWGENRLSNSNAAVSDWRNPKHKKTETITVSVNTPPVNTVTKDVTINAITAITKETTTTTTTITTTTATTATITQPTTCSSSDDIKSEDKKLELPWDSVDSTTDSTIKPLIEDVVIPKCEDIVIDIPLKDESISDVDKIDDVNLDETSVIKNWSSLMNDDLETLIPEYDCVSTSKVKEQSESEVQLELEDDVNSTTNQIPPNEPNDNNINMNIIQELPKTISPPVVVQMPNVIQPLVISSSNSSPLPSTPSLSISPLLQSPLESNMPNDFSFVNTISNISSAPSDRPVHNTYVSSIKSQVSSSSSGSSRTSGRSSLKQPPGAINLERSYQICQAVIQNSPNRNQLRCQLKPPPAVLIGKSSILRNGPKPIRNINITSSSQPLVVRHVFASSRGIPVTMSVGPPYTSDQQQLTEKQMGQYLLVQRSGGITGIRRSSSAPPTNNKIAPILNGGRPASVGIQVSTYGQSQQTNDCSCSLNAMVVCKKCGAFCHDDCIGPSKLCVTCLIR; encoded by the exons ATGAATAAAATGGAGGACAGAAAAAGGACAATTCTTTCTTCTGGAAATTCCAACACATCATTAACTCCTGTTAAACTTCAGAAACTTAAag aaaacgaTAAGATAACTAATGAAAATGATAATGTTTGGAGTATTTCAAAAGTAACTAGAGGAGCTAGTGCAAAGAGTTCAGGTTCAAAAACAGTGATGAAACATGCTTTACGACAACAGGCTAAACGAAGGCGTAAAAATACTACTATTGCGGCTGGAAATGTAGCTCCTCTTCCAAGAATTATACTTCCCTCTAATCAGATAAACA CCATTGAAGATGAATCTAGAGTACCTACAATGTTAGAAGTGTTATCATCTATTCCAGGATTTAGTTTGGTAAAACCACGTAAACGCCCTGGATCTAAACGATTGTCAGCTGCTGCTCAATTGCAGCAAGCAAAGGCTGAAGGTTGTGTTGATTTAGAAACTCCAGATTCTATTCTTGCACAAGTTAATTTAAGATCACTTTtgaataaacaaactttttcaATGCTACCCCGTCTCTATCAACATAAACTAGTACAAATGTTACCACATGTTGATCGAGAAAGTTTAAGTGATACTCAGTCTGATTTCAG ACCATTATTAAACTCATCTGTTTTGAATAATGAGTTCTTTGCTCAAGCTTGTCTTGAATGGACTGATAGACTATCAGAAGGGGAATTTACACCTGAAAATcagcaaaaaatgaaaatggatATTGATCGTGAAAAAAGTAAACTAGATCCATTTAAA ttgaAGTATTTTGAACCTATTTGGGGTGAAAATAGACTATCAAATTCAAATGCTGCAGTTTCGGACTGGCGTAATCCTAAGCATAAAAAAACCGAAACTATCACTGTTTCAGTAAACACACCACCTGTTAATACTGTTACTAAGGATGTAACAATAAATGCCATAACAGCAATAACAAAAGAGACCACAACAACGACAACTACAATTActacaacaacagcaacaaccgCAACAATAACACAACCAACCACATGTTCATCATCTGATGATATTAAAAGTGAagataaaaaattagaattaccATGGGATTCTGTTGATTCCACTACAGATTCTACAATAAAACCATTAATAGAGGATGTGGTTATACCAAAA TGTGAAGACATTGTAATAGATATTCCATTGAAAGATGAATCTATAAGTGATGTTGATAAAATTGATGATGTTAATTTGGATGAAACATCAGTGATTAAAAACTGGTCTTCATTAATGAATGATGATCTGGAAACATTAATTCCAGAATATGATTGTGTTTCTACATCAAAAGTAAAAGAACAAAGTGAAAGTGAAGTCCAACTGGAGTTagaag ATGATGTAAACTCAACAACTAATCAAATTCCGCCAAATGAgccaaatgataataatataaatatgaatattattcaagAACTTCCAAAAACCATTTCTCCGCCTGTGGTGGTTCAAATGCCTAATGTCATTCAGCCTCTTGTTATTAGTTCTTCTAACAGTTCACCGTTACCCAGTACACCGTCTTTATCGATATCTCCATTACTTCAATCTCCTCTAGAGTCAAATATGCCTAATGATTTTTCATTCGTCAACACAATATCTAATATTTCTTCAGCTCCTTCTGATCGTCCAGTTCACAATACATATGTGTCATCAATCAAATCACAA GTGAGTTCAAGTAGTAGTGGATCAAGTAGAACTAGTGGTAGATCATCATTGAAGCAACCACCCGGTGCTATTAATTTAGAAAGAAGTTACCAAATATGTCAAGCCGTTATACAAAATAGTCCTAATCGTAATCAACTTAGGTGTCAATTGAAACCACCACCAGCAGTATTAATTGGCAAAAGCTCTAT tttacgAAATGGACCTAAACCAATAAGGAACATAAATATCACTAGCAGTTCACAACCTCTGGTTGTTAGACATGTATTTGCATCTTCTCGTGGCATTCCAGTAACAATGTCTGTTGGACCGCCGTATACATCTGAT caaCAACAACTAACTGAAAAACAAATGGGGCAGTATTTGTTGGTCCAGAGGTCTGGTGGAATAACAGGTATACGCCGATCATCTAGTGCTCCACCGACCAATAACAAAATAGCGCCAATTTTAAATGGTGGAAGACCAGCAAGTGTAGGTATACAAGTATCTACCTATGGTCAGTCACAGCAAACAAATGATTGTTCGTGTAGTCTTAATGCTATGGTAGTATGTAAGAAATGTGGAGCTTTTTGTCATGATGATTGCATTGGCCCATCCAAACTTTGTGTTACGTGTCTTATTCGATAA
- the LOC100166883 gene encoding polycomb protein Asx isoform X1: MNKMEDRKRTILSSGNSNTSLTPVKLQKLKENDKITNENDNVWSISKVTRGASAKSSGSKTVMKHALRQQAKRRRKNTTIAAGNVAPLPRIILPSNQINTIEDESRVPTMLEVLSSIPGFSLVKPRKRPGSKRLSAAAQLQQAKAEGCVDLETPDSILAQVNLRSLLNKQTFSMLPRLYQHKLVQMLPHVDRESLSDTQSDFRPLLNSSVLNNEFFAQACLEWTDRLSEGEFTPENQQKMKMDIDREKSKLDPFKLKYFEPIWGENRLSNSNAAVSDWRNPKHKKTETITVSVNTPPVNTVTKDVTINAITAITKETTTTTTTITTTTATTATITQPTTCSSSDDIKSEDKKLELPWDSVDSTTDSTIKPLIEDVVIPKCEDIVIDIPLKDESISDVDKIDDVNLDETSVIKNWSSLMNDDLETLIPEYDCVSTSKVKEQSESEVQLELEVTLTPKIDDVNSTTNQIPPNEPNDNNINMNIIQELPKTISPPVVVQMPNVIQPLVISSSNSSPLPSTPSLSISPLLQSPLESNMPNDFSFVNTISNISSAPSDRPVHNTYVSSIKSQVSSSSSGSSRTSGRSSLKQPPGAINLERSYQICQAVIQNSPNRNQLRCQLKPPPAVLIGKSSILRNGPKPIRNINITSSSQPLVVRHVFASSRGIPVTMSVGPPYTSDQQQLTEKQMGQYLLVQRSGGITGIRRSSSAPPTNNKIAPILNGGRPASVGIQVSTYGQSQQTNDCSCSLNAMVVCKKCGAFCHDDCIGPSKLCVTCLIR, from the exons ATGAATAAAATGGAGGACAGAAAAAGGACAATTCTTTCTTCTGGAAATTCCAACACATCATTAACTCCTGTTAAACTTCAGAAACTTAAag aaaacgaTAAGATAACTAATGAAAATGATAATGTTTGGAGTATTTCAAAAGTAACTAGAGGAGCTAGTGCAAAGAGTTCAGGTTCAAAAACAGTGATGAAACATGCTTTACGACAACAGGCTAAACGAAGGCGTAAAAATACTACTATTGCGGCTGGAAATGTAGCTCCTCTTCCAAGAATTATACTTCCCTCTAATCAGATAAACA CCATTGAAGATGAATCTAGAGTACCTACAATGTTAGAAGTGTTATCATCTATTCCAGGATTTAGTTTGGTAAAACCACGTAAACGCCCTGGATCTAAACGATTGTCAGCTGCTGCTCAATTGCAGCAAGCAAAGGCTGAAGGTTGTGTTGATTTAGAAACTCCAGATTCTATTCTTGCACAAGTTAATTTAAGATCACTTTtgaataaacaaactttttcaATGCTACCCCGTCTCTATCAACATAAACTAGTACAAATGTTACCACATGTTGATCGAGAAAGTTTAAGTGATACTCAGTCTGATTTCAG ACCATTATTAAACTCATCTGTTTTGAATAATGAGTTCTTTGCTCAAGCTTGTCTTGAATGGACTGATAGACTATCAGAAGGGGAATTTACACCTGAAAATcagcaaaaaatgaaaatggatATTGATCGTGAAAAAAGTAAACTAGATCCATTTAAA ttgaAGTATTTTGAACCTATTTGGGGTGAAAATAGACTATCAAATTCAAATGCTGCAGTTTCGGACTGGCGTAATCCTAAGCATAAAAAAACCGAAACTATCACTGTTTCAGTAAACACACCACCTGTTAATACTGTTACTAAGGATGTAACAATAAATGCCATAACAGCAATAACAAAAGAGACCACAACAACGACAACTACAATTActacaacaacagcaacaaccgCAACAATAACACAACCAACCACATGTTCATCATCTGATGATATTAAAAGTGAagataaaaaattagaattaccATGGGATTCTGTTGATTCCACTACAGATTCTACAATAAAACCATTAATAGAGGATGTGGTTATACCAAAA TGTGAAGACATTGTAATAGATATTCCATTGAAAGATGAATCTATAAGTGATGTTGATAAAATTGATGATGTTAATTTGGATGAAACATCAGTGATTAAAAACTGGTCTTCATTAATGAATGATGATCTGGAAACATTAATTCCAGAATATGATTGTGTTTCTACATCAAAAGTAAAAGAACAAAGTGAAAGTGAAGTCCAACTGGAGTTagaag tTACTTTAACTCCAAAAATAGATGATGTAAACTCAACAACTAATCAAATTCCGCCAAATGAgccaaatgataataatataaatatgaatattattcaagAACTTCCAAAAACCATTTCTCCGCCTGTGGTGGTTCAAATGCCTAATGTCATTCAGCCTCTTGTTATTAGTTCTTCTAACAGTTCACCGTTACCCAGTACACCGTCTTTATCGATATCTCCATTACTTCAATCTCCTCTAGAGTCAAATATGCCTAATGATTTTTCATTCGTCAACACAATATCTAATATTTCTTCAGCTCCTTCTGATCGTCCAGTTCACAATACATATGTGTCATCAATCAAATCACAA GTGAGTTCAAGTAGTAGTGGATCAAGTAGAACTAGTGGTAGATCATCATTGAAGCAACCACCCGGTGCTATTAATTTAGAAAGAAGTTACCAAATATGTCAAGCCGTTATACAAAATAGTCCTAATCGTAATCAACTTAGGTGTCAATTGAAACCACCACCAGCAGTATTAATTGGCAAAAGCTCTAT tttacgAAATGGACCTAAACCAATAAGGAACATAAATATCACTAGCAGTTCACAACCTCTGGTTGTTAGACATGTATTTGCATCTTCTCGTGGCATTCCAGTAACAATGTCTGTTGGACCGCCGTATACATCTGAT caaCAACAACTAACTGAAAAACAAATGGGGCAGTATTTGTTGGTCCAGAGGTCTGGTGGAATAACAGGTATACGCCGATCATCTAGTGCTCCACCGACCAATAACAAAATAGCGCCAATTTTAAATGGTGGAAGACCAGCAAGTGTAGGTATACAAGTATCTACCTATGGTCAGTCACAGCAAACAAATGATTGTTCGTGTAGTCTTAATGCTATGGTAGTATGTAAGAAATGTGGAGCTTTTTGTCATGATGATTGCATTGGCCCATCCAAACTTTGTGTTACGTGTCTTATTCGATAA